The nucleotide window AACCAACAGAGAATTTTTCTCAACTGAAAATTCTATTTTAGTAGCCAAAGCTTGaagattgatttttatttttagtctctgcATTCATGCTGCAACAACCTTACCTCCTCATCCTTATCACTACACATATAGATGCATCAGGTCAACTAAAAacagtcatatatatatatgactgttaaaaaataaaaaccatattgatattttttaaagtaccctATCTGTTATATACACTTTAAAACTATTTCTTTAGGATACATTTCCAGAAATGAGGTTGCGATGTAGACATTTTGTCACTGTGAATACTTACTTCATATCATTTCCTAAAGTTTTGAGCCAATGCATTTCCCTCTCACAATGTAAGATTCCTTTTAAGCAATCATCCATTGTGCATGTCCCCCTAGTAGGAATGCTAACACAGGcttggtttttttaagattttatttatttatttttagagacaagaaagggagaagagaatgaggaggagagaaacatccatcagttgcctcttgtatgtgccctgactagggattcaACCCATAACCCAGACCTGTGctctggccaggaatcgaacctgtgaacttttgctttgtgagatggcacccaaccaactgactcacactggtcagggcaggtttgggattttccttttgttttgttttgttttgttttgctaaatTGATTAATAAGTGATGGTCTCTTGTTGCCTCTATTAGCATTTTTGGTCACTGGGATACTTGAacttttacaatatttatttgacTAAtggatttccatttctttttttaatttttattttattttaatcattgttcaagtacagttttctcccccctactcccattccagcccacccaccaaaccttccccccttccccccattaccccccacccctagtttttgtccatgtgtcctcggATTTCCATTTCTTAATGGAGACTTTAAAGCCTGAGACACTTTTGTGTATAGAGTAAAAAACCCACCACCACCTAGACTTCACTCTAATATTcaatttatcaaatgtttatgTATAATGAACAAAACTGGGAAAGTCACTTTTTGTTAAAGACATAGAGATTAAATGCTGTCttaattaaattttcttgaataattTAAGCTGCAATAACAAATTAATGTAACTAATGCTTTTGAATACTTCAGACACTTTATCAGCAGTTTGAACATTTAGAACACTCTCAACagcaaagatgaataaatacaGTAATCATAAAACTTATTCCTACAAAATGAATCCTCAAGATCATTTGAGTATCAGTCAAGATGCTGAACTAGGACAACTGGTTCCCTTAGGTAAGATCAGTCTCTGAGAGATAATATTATCATATAGAGAAAACTATGAGAAACTCTTCAGAGATTCAACCCCCTGGTATGGGTGTTTTCAGAAGTGAAATCAGACAGAGCAGTCCATAACCAGTACTGAGGATCTGAGGAAAACGGAGGCAGATCACCAGTGGTCACTCCCCCACTTCACCCCCAACTCTAGGGCTGGTACCTTTTCTGAATGTTCTGCATTTGGGAGAAAGAGTTATTAAGGGGAAAGCCTTGACATGAAGAAATACCTTGGTGTATTCAGGAGTGATTAAATGTGGGGCTCCCCACTCTAGGGGGTTTATGTCCTCCATAGTATGTCCTCATAGTAACTGCTAGAACTCATTTGAGCTGGCCCAGATTGAGACCTGGTTGCTGACCCTTTCTGCATAGCCATTGCTGGCAAGTAGCCTGTATTGCAGGAAATATGAGTGCACAGGCTGTACACAGGATATCTGAAGATCTCAATCTTCATACATATTACTAAGAGAAAGGAGCCaatctttccagaaaaaaaaatatgtactgtatgattccagctataagacattctggaaaagacaaagctATGGAAACggtaaaaagatcagtgattgccaCGGTTAGGAGGTATAAGTAGGCAGAGCACAGGGGGTGTTTAGGGAagtaaaactattctgtatgGTACTGTAAGGATGGACACACATCATTGTATTTTAGTCAAAGCCCATAGGATGTACAACACCAAAGCGAAGCCTAAGGTATACTATGGACTTTGGGCGATTATGATATGTCAACACAGGTTCATagattgtaacaaatgtaccgcTCAGATGCTGGATATTGAGAGTGGGGGAAGTTGTATGTGTGCCAGCCCAGGTGATATATGGGAACTCTGTCTCTTCTGCTCaatttgctgtgaacctaaaaattctctaaaaaacAGAgtctagtttttaaaagattttatttattgatttttagagagaaggggagggaggaaaaaagaaaagaagagaaacattgatcggttccTTCACGCACACACCCCAACGGGgaactgggcctgcaacccaggtatgtgccccaaccaagaaTGCAACGAGTGATCCTTCACTTTTTTtgggacaacactcaaccaactgagccacacaagtcagggtccaaagtctattttaaaaagaaaaaaatggccctggctggtgaggctcagtggattgagcactggcctgtgaaccaaagggtcaccagtttgatccccagtcagggcacatgcgcaggtttcaggccaggtccccagcagggggtgcgtgagaggcagccacacattaatgtttctctccctctctttctctctccctcctcctctgtctaaaaaaaaaaaaagtagaatcttttttaaagaaagaatactaAGTGTAATTAAGGACTGAATtttcatttctgaagaaaaaatggTGAATGTGTTAACTTTAGAAAAAATGGTTGTCAGCATTCATCATCAGCCACAGTGATCACAGTATTACTGACTACATGAAAACACAAATCTGCTGAAAAAGCACCGACATCTACGACAAAatgttatagttattttaaaactttacccGAGAAAGATCAAAGGTATGTTATACCTCACTTTTCATTGAGATCAAATACCCattctaaattaattttgctAATTTTTAGTTCCGACTTTCCATGTGCTTGTAGAAAAGAACCAATGTAATCATTATAAATATGCTTGTGCCATGAACAAAAGAGGAATTTCTTATGAAGTTAAATGACACCAGATGCTTCAAAGAGAATATTGGTTTATTCCAACAATGGTTCATTTTTTGCCATTcaatttatgtaattaaaataaagcttTGAGTGCTCATTCTGTTGAAGATAAAACATCTGACATTAATATCAATGTTAttacaaattcaattaaaaagttaaactttttTGTCTTGATTGTTAGCAACTTTAGAGGATTATAGGTTTAATTGGATGCTTATATTTTACTGGATGCAAGTGAAATTTATGGCTGCAGAGTTTGTGGTGCCAAGGTTTACCTCAGTCATTGTTTCTCAGGCTAGAAGGTGAGATTCACCAGCCAGCCCAAGGAGCTCTGGGGCTCATCTGCAAGGGAGGCAGCTCCAGGGGCTGCCTGCAGACTGGATCACAGGGAGAGCAGACAGACCAGCTGGAAAAGGAGCCAGCAGCTCATGCTACAcgcacaaccccccaccccagctctctgGCCTCATGTAATGCCAAAAGTATTGACGATGGActggcaccaggtgttagactgGTGGAATCAGGCCAGACctcagttcagcaacctcagtacttgagttctaGCTAGGAATTCAGAGctaagactcaaactataagagaaagttctttttttgaaagtcacagaggtaCAAGAAGTGACCCATAGAAGAAATTGGTTCAGGagacaagttacagaggcaaaacaaggacccttggagcttaggagagagacaGGCAAGGAAAACCCACgtggggaaagggggtggggaaaggtgtgGGCATGCTCCATCGAGAGAGCCACCAAAAACTTAAACTTTGAAGACaaagtttttacttttgaaaGGATAAAACCATTACTAATTTTGGTAGAGCACTACATCATGGTGAAAGCAATGTTTTCACTAAATTAAGAGACCTTATAATGCGAAAAGTCACAGTGAACACAAAATTCATAACTGTATCCAAACAAAGAGTAATAGTCTACCAATGGAAATAAAagctgtaaatattttaaatgtattgtctCAAATTGATGCTTCAGAAGGGTAATGTGTCCCTGAGGATGACAGAAGCTTTCTATTTGAAACCTTCTCAGACCTTGCTTATGTTCTCTGCCTTGGACAGGTTTTAATTTGTACCTTTTAcaataataaaactgtaataattgtaagtataattttaaaaggacagaGAGCATGAACTATAAAATGTTTGTCGTGAAGGTGATATTGAAAACTAAAACCTCCACAACGAatgcagccctgccaacaccttgattttagcacaatgagaatgattttggacttctgaccacCATAACTATAAGATgatgtttgtgttgttttaagccattaatttTGTGCTAACTTGTTATAATAGCAATAGCAAATTAATATACTGACCAGTCATGTATTCATTCAGCTCTAGTTATAATCATCCACCTGTCACACCAAACCCTCTCATGCTTTGGCCTGGAACATGTCTCCCATCCATCTGCCTAGATCCAATCTTGTTCTTTGAGAGTAATTAGACCTATCATTTCTCCTTGCAATCTTTGCCTGTGCTGGGATCTTTCTCTGTCCAGTGCCTTCTAACATGTCTCCTTTTCAACACTTACCACACTTGAGTTGCCATCACTGATCATTGTATACTTGTTTGTACCACTTTGTCAAGTTCTTGATTGATAAGTGGCTTTGGTACTTGTTCTCTAGTTATTTGGTAGGTCTCACCAACAACATAGTAAGCTTGCAAAGAACAGAGCCcacttctctgtgtgtgtacacacacaggtGTGTCTTCCCTACATAAGTTTAATACATAGTGTTCCAATgttccaccccccaaaaaaaccgaACATCAAATAAATgctcattgaaaaaaatgaaacagtctacaggcatacctcatcttattgcatttctctttattgtgcttcacagatgttacATTCttcacaaattgaaggcaagaccctccaccagcaaaaagattatgactcactttattttgatactcactttattgtggtagtctgagactgaacctgcaatatctccaaggtatgtcTGGACTTTGTAACAGATTATTTTTCAGTAAGTTAGCAAAAGGGAAAATATCCAcgataatattttattataatgcatTTTAGTATACTATTTACTAACTTGCTATAAGAAATTAAGCTCATTTATTCAGTCAGTTTTCTCCTGGAAGGGCAACTCCCGATAGTGCTCTTTTCTAGTCACAATTATCAGGTTTTCATAATTTGGTCTTGCACTTCAACCACCAGATAACAGTACCCAACACAACCAAAACCCACTCATCCAGTTGGCATATATTGATTgggtgcctactatgtgcaagtgCTGTTtcagacatggaaaaaaaataaatcaaagcttatcttctggaggggagaagatatacaaataaatatcatCAAGCaaaatactataaagaaaaaatgaagtaacatGAGATTGAGTTCTTTTCCCTAAGAGTAGAAAACACAAAGAATATAGTTTTTAATGAGACAAACACAGTGGTCAACACCAGAGTAAGTGGTAGTAGTTAAGAACCAGGATTTTCAAATCCAGTTCTACCAGCTGCACCACCCAATGTGTGTCTTTGtacaaattacttaacttctctgaacccaGATGAatcctctgtttaaaaaaaaggcacTCTCTCTCATAAGGTTATTTTGAGAATTATATAAGATAATCCATACAAAATGCTAAAAATGGTGCCAGACACATAGAAAGTAATTAAAACACAGCAGCTATTATTATGATAGATTTAAAATAGTGAATAACATTTCTGAATTATTATGTAATCAGGTTTccttatataatattatatattgtaaagaaaaaatcattCACTCTACAGATACATATGCTGAGACAGGTAGAGGATGCTGTTTGGCTCCAAAGGTCCCTCCTTCTGGATGACAAACTTATTCCCCCAGCAGCTTTCAGAGCTTGGCTGTAGAAGGCTCACCCTTGACTTCCACTGTGGGAATTTTGCCCCCCACTGAACTGCCTCAGCTAAGGTGATGCCTCCTACCTAAGCTGGAGAACCAAAGCCAAGCCTCCGATTTTCATTTGGATCTATTTTGAAGGACCACCCCAACTTCAGAGCTCTCTGAAGGTGGAAacctcttcttctttcctcagTCCACTCCACCACAGAGGTTGTTCACAACAGTCCCCAATAAACTTGCTCACCAGTCTCCGTTTCAGTCAGCTTCTCTAGTAAAGCTGAATTAAGTTAAGCAGCCATTATATGAGCAAGGCACTGCTGTGATGCAGCTTTGGGGAACTTCTCTAAAAGGGAAGATAGCACGCTAGGGTTTGGTGGGCCATCTGTTCTGTCAAGTTTATTCAACTCTACAATTCTAGTGTGAAAGCAGtcatagaaaatacataaatgaatgggtgtggctgtgttctaataCAGTCTTATTTTAAGGACACTGAATGTGAATATCATAATTTTCTCATGTCATGTAATAGTCTTATTTTGattggtttttctatttttaaatgttttaaaattcttagttCATGGGATTTCAAAAGAGATGTAACTAGATTTACTGTGGTGACCATTTTGTCAAATATACAAACAACAAATCATGttgtacgcctgaaactaatataatgttatatgccaattCTATCTCCAAAAAAAGGTGGCAGGCTAGATTTGACCAATAGCCATAGTTTGCCAATCTCTGCACTAGAGGAAGGGGATAGAGTAGCGTGACCCTCATAAAACCACCATTTTGGTGCATGAATTTACGGAATTTGGCGTCAAAGGATCCTAGACCTTGTAACCTTGTTTTCAGGATACAGAAGACCCCTTCCTCACTCCAGAAGGGTCAAGAAAGcatagagaaaaggaagagaaaaatatgggGAAAAGAAGATTCATAATTCTGTATCGCCAAGAAAATCATACGTAGCAAAATCAAAATAGTTTAACATTCACTGTGTGGTATTTTCCACTTAGAAACTTCATCTCCACTAGAAAACAGAATTAGGAGATTTGAGTGGGTGCTTTGTGGCTATAGCTGTAGCTAAGTAATGattcaaaactaaaaatacaattGCAATTTGCTACTGTTTTCATGTTTATaaggaatatattttaagtgatcTAGTGATACAGAATAGAAaggaaagttaaatatattttgaaactttttgaAGCTTTCTCTCTATTCAAACATACCAGCCTTCCACAGTTCATCTCCCTCATGAAAAAACCAATTTGGAGGAATTTATTTGAGTAACAAGCATATCCTTAATTCATTGCCCCAAAACCCTTGGCTTTTTACTTTTGCCAGGATGTGTGCTCTTCTTCTTTggtttgtcttctttttcaaCTTCTATACTCCTTGAAATGAATCCtacctttcctttttttggatcatttttgttttttgctttgttgctgTACAACCCTTGCTTTGAAATCATTCTTTATAGCACCTCTTTCCACATTCTTTCATCATGTGTAATATGAGATTTCCTCTTAAGTCACACCTGACCTCCAGCCAACATTGACTTCTCTAGCTCTTGACTCCTTCCCAAACTCCTCCTCCACATTctcagaataaatgaatgaagtgtTCTTTTAGCTGTGAGTAGTTGAGAAAGAGGAATGGAAGCATCCTCTCTATGGATTCACATTGCTATACTGTGAAATATGGAGACTAGGAGTGCTGATTTCAGTGGATGCCAACTGTAATAGGCGGTTAATGACTATATCCTTGGCTTTTGAGGCCTCCAGGTTCTTCTCTCTAGACACTTGGAGACTAATTTGGTCCACACTTGTCATGATGAGTTCAGATGCCAGAATCTGGGTAGGGGAATTGTCATGAAATACAGTGTCCATAATATACTGCTTATATAACTCCACCACCTTCTGTTCCAGGTATTCATTCAGCACAGCATTAGAAATAGGCTTCTGTATTTGCAGGCTGCTTTTTTCCTTGATACTGGTTATTCTCCAGTAGGATGAATATCGCTGGATAGGTTTTTGGGGAAAATCACTGGGCTGCGTTGATATGGAATCCTCCATTGGCAAAGGAATCTCAGATGATTTCAGCAAAGGGCCATATTCAAAACTGGTCTCGGAGGGAAAATCTGTTGTCTCTGAATTAATGGCCATCACCTGGCCTCCTGCAATATGTAAGTCATTGTAATTCTTGCAAATACTTTTGCAGGAAGGGGGAACCAAGTAGGTCTCTCTGCTGGGATCTCTACATATTTCAACTGCAGCCAAGTTTGGGCTTTCAAACACAGGATTGGACTTTGTCTGTAGCACTGTCGTTCTCTGGTTTCTACGGTGTTGACTCTCTCTTGAATGCAGTGAAGAAATGAACTTGCCAGAGGATTTGCAGCTCAGGTAGAGACTTCTGACCTGTGTTTCATCCACAGAGGAATAGGAAAGAGCAGCAGaatttgtctcttcttccttttcctcagcCACCTTCTCATTGTAAGATGCATAGCTCCAGGGGATGTCATTCTGGTAGGCAAGTCCACTGAGGTACCCTTCTGACAGCATTCTGGAAAGAGAATTGGTGAGTAAcaatggggaaaatgaagactaggatttttaaaattggcAGTTGATGTatcaaaaaaagtaaaggaaataaatgatgccatttcattcattcagcaagccATTACTAATTCTGAGCCTGCTGTGTACCAGAACTATTGCATGTGCTGTagatataaagatgaataaggcacagccctggctggtgaggcacAGTTaggtggagcatcatcccgtacaccaaaaggtttcaggttggatccccagtcagagcacatacctaggttgtggactTGATCTCTAGTAGGgttgtgtatgggaggcaaccaatcaatgtttctctcttacatcgagctttctctctctccctttctttctctctaaaaagcaaataaataaataaaatgtcctcaggtaagggttcaaagaataaataaataaaataaaatgtttctttaaaaaaagataaataggaCATAGATCCATCCTTCAGGAAATTCGAATATGGGAGAAaataaactagatgaaaaaaacaATTCCAATATTACATCACTGCAGGTTCAAATAGTGATAGTTACAAAGGAAGTACAGAAGAGGATCCCCTAATACCACCTGGGGATAAGGGGGAGGAGTTATAGGGTGTGTCACAGAGAAGATGACATTCAGCTAAATTGTGAAGACTAAATAAGAGTCTCAGCCATAGGCAcagaattataaaagaatatgatGGTGTGATACATTCACCATCTACCAAGATGCTAAGCATAAgcagaaggggctgggaaaaTAGTTTGGAACTGGGTCGTAAAGGGCCTTAGGAGTGAAGCAAAGGCATTTGCATCCTGCCCAGAGGAAATGGAGATTGAGAAACTGCAAACTGGGGAAGCAACATAGCTAGTGGGTTATGAGAAAAACAGTGAGGCAAATTCTCCTGAAAATAGAGCAGTATTTACCCATCTTTGTATTTTATCCCTCAGAACTAACATGGTTGTTTGCATTTAGGAGGGACTAAAAAGATATTTGTTCATTTGAATTAAATAACTGACAACAATGGCATGGTATGAAATTAATTCACTATCAACCC belongs to Phyllostomus discolor isolate MPI-MPIP mPhyDis1 chromosome X, mPhyDis1.pri.v3, whole genome shotgun sequence and includes:
- the TASL gene encoding protein CXorf21 homolog, translated to MLSEGYLSGLAYQNDIPWSYASYNEKVAEEKEEETNSAALSYSSVDETQVRSLYLSCKSSGKFISSLHSRESQHRRNQRTTVLQTKSNPVFESPNLAAVEICRDPSRETYLVPPSCKSICKNYNDLHIAGGQVMAINSETTDFPSETSFEYGPLLKSSEIPLPMEDSISTQPSDFPQKPIQRYSSYWRITSIKEKSSLQIQKPISNAVLNEYLEQKVVELYKQYIMDTVFHDNSPTQILASELIMTSVDQISLQVSREKNLEASKAKDIVINRLLQLASTEISTPSLHISQYSNVNP